GACCGAGACGCCGGCGCTCGCGGCGATCGCACGCAGCGGCGCGTCGACCAGTTGCGGTGCGTCAAGCAGTACGCAGACAACCTGCGCGCGCTTGGGGGTAAACGGGTTACGCGGTCCATCGCTGTGCAGTCCGTCACCGAGGGTGCCCGGTTGTGCGGACACAGCTGACCGTCGGCCGCGCACGTCGATGAGCAGGCCACCCTGGTGCCGCAAATAAGCGTTCCCAGCTCCGTCGATGTACCAGAGTCCGCGAGCCCGCAGCGTTTCAGCGCTCGACGGATGCAGACGCGGGCCCACCACAAGCAGCGGCGAACCAGCGCCGGCGGTATCCCAGGCCTGCAGTGCTGCCGTTGCCGACAGGTGAGGAAGGTAGAGGGCAGTGATCGTGAGGGGGTGAGCGTCGATCTCAAGGTCTAGTGATTCGGGATGCGCGGAGTTCAATGCTGATAGGCCACCGAGCACCCGCACTCCGTATTCGGTGAGGTGACGCTCGACGGCCTCAGCGAGGTCAGCCCCGATCTGATCCATGCGTTCAGTATATCCGTACGTTCAGTTTTATTGAACATAATGATTTATTGAACATATCAGGTCGGAGCTGGTCGACTTGGAAGGTGTAGCGGTATCCGAGTCGCACTCACTGCCTCCTGCCATGACTCACCCCAAGGGTGCAGGTTGTGCGGCAGTCTGATGAGTTGCCGCAGCATCGTTGCCGCGGCCTCCTCGTTGCCTGTCTGAAACCTCGTCTGCAGTCGAGGGGTGGTCAGCACGCGCCGGGCCAGACGGACTGGTCTACTGCGCCAAAGCTTGTCGCTGCGCTTGGAGGTCAGGCCGAGCAGGCGCGAGGAACGACGAACCCAACAAGCCATGGTGGTTGGCGCCGTCGAGAGGTCGGCGGTCGCCACAACGGGAAGATCGCCTTGAGCGTCGCTCGACCGCCGCCTCGAGTTGGGTCATAACGAAGTAGCTGATGCCGATCATGTCGACGTTTCCGTCGCATCAGCGTGCAGCGGCGACCCACTCGACGAGGTCTCGGTGCCGCCGCGGCCAGGGCACCAGCAGTGACGAGTCCAGGCGCCGTCGGGCCAAGCAGTCGCGGTGCCAGCCGTGGTGGGTCGGGCGATGGTTGGGTGTGCTCATTTCGGGAACGCCAGGGCGATCA
Above is a window of Mycobacterium tuberculosis H37Rv DNA encoding:
- a CDS encoding hypothetical protein (This region is a possible MT-complex-specific genomic island (See Becq et al., 2007 PMID:17545187).) is translated as MDQIGADLAEAVERHLTEYGVRVLGGLSALNSAHPESLDLEIDAHPLTITALYLPHLSATAALQAWDTAGAGSPLLVVGPRLHPSSAETLRARGLWYIDGAGNAYLRHQGGLLIDVRGRRSAVSAQPGTLGDGLHSDGPRNPFTPKRAQVVCVLLDAPQLVDAPLRAIAASAGVSVGMAKETMDTLRTTGFFEHLGSRRRLVRTDELLDLWAAAYPGGLGRANKLLVASGDIHTWSAPDGLAVAVSGEQALPDEIRNPESLMLYVDTPAPGLPADLLIHNRWHRDPHGSIVIRKLFWRNLPDEQPGLAPTALIYADLLASREPRQVEVAHLMRRQDERLARL